In Paractinoplanes brasiliensis, the following proteins share a genomic window:
- a CDS encoding class I SAM-dependent methyltransferase, translating into MRRLRSLTRRQAILAAGACVLCAAVAAAALTGNVTVALTLLAVFFTILFGGLLLIARRISGLARAQRRQQNDVRAVLDQTQRRLLGAMEDLLLHSGDRHRELTGALAGQMRTHTRDIEAIVQLFQRVTPRAPMPPTPAPAELLELLHLIRTRKPRLAVELGSGMSTVWLAYAMEQVGGRLVSLHHEPDAAEPVRAAVATHALVPVAEVRAAPLRPVPVGERTFPWYDLEALADLHDVDLLVIAGPPGTTSPDARFPAMALLEERLADAAAVFVADERDVLGRWLETTEGLTREGEALLSYRRVVRQLSRSQ; encoded by the coding sequence ATGCGTCGTTTGCGCAGCCTCACCCGGCGTCAGGCGATTCTGGCGGCCGGCGCGTGCGTGCTCTGCGCGGCGGTCGCGGCGGCCGCGCTGACCGGGAACGTCACCGTCGCCCTGACCCTGCTGGCGGTCTTCTTCACGATCCTGTTCGGCGGCCTGCTGCTGATCGCGCGGCGGATCTCCGGGCTGGCCCGGGCGCAGCGCCGGCAGCAGAACGACGTGCGCGCGGTGCTCGACCAGACCCAGCGGCGGCTGCTCGGCGCGATGGAGGATCTGTTGCTGCACTCGGGTGACCGGCACCGGGAGCTGACCGGCGCGCTGGCCGGCCAGATGCGCACGCACACCCGCGACATCGAGGCCATCGTCCAGCTGTTCCAGCGGGTCACGCCGCGGGCGCCGATGCCACCCACCCCCGCCCCGGCCGAGTTGCTGGAGCTGTTGCACCTGATCCGCACCCGCAAGCCGCGGCTCGCCGTCGAGCTCGGCAGCGGAATGTCGACGGTGTGGCTGGCGTACGCGATGGAACAGGTCGGCGGCCGGCTGGTGTCGCTGCACCACGAGCCGGACGCGGCCGAACCGGTCCGGGCCGCCGTGGCCACGCACGCGCTCGTCCCGGTGGCCGAGGTGCGGGCGGCGCCGTTGCGCCCGGTGCCCGTGGGGGAGAGAACCTTTCCCTGGTACGACCTGGAGGCGCTGGCCGATCTGCACGACGTCGACCTGCTGGTGATCGCCGGGCCGCCCGGCACGACCTCGCCCGACGCCCGCTTCCCGGCGATGGCCCTGCTCGAGGAACGGCTGGCCGACGCGGCGGCGGTGTTCGTCGCCGACGAGCGGGACGTGCTGGGACGGTGGCTGGAAACGACGGAGGGCCTCACCCGTGAAGGTGAGGCCCTGCTGTCCTATCGCCGTGTGGTGCGGCAGTTGAGCCGGTCTCAGTAA
- a CDS encoding CAP domain-containing protein, whose protein sequence is MRSSITKRLALIAMIPATLFVMVAFASAAQAAPLGTAKMRADIVTQTNKMRAAKGCKAVVISPALTRAATGHSAWMARTGKFSHVGASNSTFAHRIKKAGYVRPLSENIAYGYRTGADVVKAWMASPGHRANLLNCKAKAVGVSVAVAANGTPYISQEFGY, encoded by the coding sequence TCCCCGCCACCCTGTTTGTGATGGTCGCGTTCGCATCGGCGGCCCAGGCCGCGCCGCTCGGCACCGCGAAGATGCGGGCCGACATCGTGACCCAGACCAACAAGATGCGCGCCGCCAAGGGCTGCAAGGCCGTCGTCATCAGCCCGGCCCTGACCCGCGCCGCCACCGGCCACAGCGCCTGGATGGCCCGCACCGGCAAGTTCAGCCACGTCGGCGCGAGCAACTCGACGTTCGCCCACCGCATCAAGAAGGCGGGTTACGTCCGCCCGCTGAGCGAGAACATCGCGTACGGCTACCGCACGGGCGCCGACGTCGTGAAGGCGTGGATGGCCAGCCCCGGCCACCGGGCCAACCTGCTCAACTGCAAGGCCAAGGCCGTCGGCGTGAGCGTCGCCGTGGCCGCCAACGGCACCCCGTACATCTCGCAGGAGTTCGGTTACTGA